One genomic region from Dioscorea cayenensis subsp. rotundata cultivar TDr96_F1 unplaced genomic scaffold, TDr96_F1_v2_PseudoChromosome.rev07_lg8_w22 25.fasta BLBR01000349.1, whole genome shotgun sequence encodes:
- the LOC120254119 gene encoding multiple myeloma tumor-associated protein 2 homolog, whose protein sequence is MYHPSRGGVRGGRDQFTWEDVKVDKHRENYLGHSIKAPVGRWQKGKDLHWYNRDKKSSAANAEAAKEEIRRIKEEEEQAMREVLGLAPKRATRPHGNQLDKHEYAELVKRESTAEDLGAGHAEAAQVQGLGLYKVPREQAESSSFQAELKEVQHETEEEALPMPCEPKITEEYHDEDERRKKRRREERREEKERKREKKHSRDLDEKWRHRKDKERRRHDSD, encoded by the exons ATGTACCATCCATCCAGAGGTGGTGTTCGTGGTGGCCGAGATC AATTCACTTGGGAGGATGTAAAGGTTGATAAGCATCGGGAGAATTATCTTGGTCATAGTATCAAGGCACCTGTTGGCAGATGGCAGAAAG GGAAGGATCTACACTGGTATAACAGGGATAAGAAATCCAGTGCTGCAAATGCTGAGGCAGCAAAAGAAGAGATCAGAAGGATCAAGGAAGAGGAAGAACAGGCTATGCGTGAAGTTCTTGGTTTAGCCCCCAAGCGTGCTACCCGGCCTCATGGGAATCAACTGGATAAGCACGAGTATGCTGAACTGGTGAAAAGGGAATCAACTGCTGAGGATTTGGGGGCAGGGCATGCTGAAGCAGCACAAGTGCAAGGGCTTGGTTTGTACAA AGTTCCTCGTGAGCAAGCAGAATCGAGTTCTTTTCAAGCGGAGCTAAAGGAGGTGCAGCATGAAACTGAAGAAGAGGCCTTGCCAATGCCTTGTGAGCCAAAAATTACTGAAGAATATCATGATGAGGATGAAAGAAGGAAGAAGCGGAGACGTGAAGAAAGGagggaagaaaaagagagaaagcgTGAGAAGAAACACTCTCGGGATTTAGATGAGAAGTGGAGGCATCGCAAGGACAAGGAGAGGAGACGCCATGACTCTGACTGA
- the LOC120254123 gene encoding 40S ribosomal protein S25-4-like, translating to MAPKKDKAPPPSSKPAKSGGGKQKKKKWSKGKQKEKVNNAVLFDQASYDKMLSEVPKFKQITPSVLSERLRINGSLARRAIKDLMARGAIRMVSAHASQQIYTRATNT from the exons ATG GCGCCGAAGAAGGACAAGGCACCACCGCCGTCGTCGAAGCCTGCCAAGTCCGGCGGAGGCaagcagaagaagaag AAGTGGAGCAAGGGAAAGCAAAAGGAGAAGGTGAATAATGCTGTGCTATTCGATCAGGCGAGCTATGATAAGATGCTTTCCGAGGTTCCTAAGTTCAAGCAGATCACTCCGTCGGTTCTTTCTGAGAGGCTGAGG ATTAATGGATCTCTTGCTAGAAGGGCGATCAAGGATTTAATGGCTAGAGGTGCAATCAGGATGGTGTCTGCACATGCCAGTCAGCAAATTTACACAAGGGCCACAAATACCTAG